Below is a window of bacterium DNA.
TAAATATTATCAGAATAATAAAGATAGCATAATAAAAAAATATAAAAATCAATTTGTAGTAATTAAGGACAGTAAAATCATAGGTGCCTATTCGAGCAGGGAAGAAGCTCTAAAAGAATCGGTTAAAGAGTACAAATTAGGGGAATTTTTAATTCAAGAAGTCTCTGATAAAAAGAATGAACAAATACAAAGATTTTATTCAAGAGTATATGTCTAATTCATGGTTAAAGATAAAGTTTTTTATCACGCATTCAGAATTCAGTATCCTCGTATAGCAAGAGAACTTATTACTAACATTCATATTGGTTTGCCTTCCGTTTTGCCTCATGGTGGTCCCAAAAGTTTTATTTCTGTTAAAGGAATTTGGGATACAGGTGCAACGGGAACTGTTATCACAAAATCTATAGTAGATAAACTGAAACTTTCTCCAACGGGAAAAACTAAAGTTCTCGGTTTAAATAGTTCTGCAATTAAAGATACTTATATTTTAGACATTGGATTACCTAACAAGGTGCATATACCAAATTGGAATGTGATAGAGAGCGAGATAAATAGTAAGGAAATTGAAGTATTAATTGGTATGGATATTATACAATTAGGAGATTTAGCAATATCTAATGCTAATAATAGAACAACATTTTCTTATTGTATTCCTGCACATAGAAATCCTATAGATTTGCTTGAAAAGAGCGTCCGAGTAAATCCTAAACGTTAAAAGAAATGAGGGCAAAACTTGGCATAGAAAGTGTATAGATAGCAGAAAGGATATTTTTATATGAAAAAAGACTTGATATCAATAAAGGACTTATCAAAGCAAGAGATTTATAAAATCTTTAACCTTGCAGCGCAATTAAAGAAAGAACAAAAGCAGGGTAAAAGCCATAATCACTTACTGGCTGGAAAAACCATAGCCATGCTCTTTGAAAAACCCTCTCTTAGAACAAGAATGACCTTTGAAGTGGGCATGTATCAGCTTGGAGGCCATACAGTTTATGAACGCTTGATAGGGGAAAAGATAGGGGACAGAGAATCGGTTCAG
It encodes the following:
- a CDS encoding aspartyl protease family protein, producing the protein MVKDKVFYHAFRIQYPRIARELITNIHIGLPSVLPHGGPKSFISVKGIWDTGATGTVITKSIVDKLKLSPTGKTKVLGLNSSAIKDTYILDIGLPNKVHIPNWNVIESEINSKEIEVLIGMDIIQLGDLAISNANNRTTFSYCIPAHRNPIDLLEKSVRVNPKR